The window CAGCATATATCGTCGAAGCCGTCCGCACTGCGGGCGGTCGCCGGGGCGGGCGTCTGGCCGGGGTGCATCCGGTCGATCTGCTGGCCAAGTCGCTCGATGCCATCGTCGAGCGCAGCGGGATCGATCCCAAGGCGATCGACGATGTGGTGACGGGCTGCGTCAGTCAGGCGGGCGAGCAGGCGATGCAGGTCGGGCGGATGGGCGTACTGGCGAGCAAGCTGCTCCCGCAATCGACCCCGGCAGTGACCATCGACCGCCAGTGCGGATCATCGCAGCAGGCGATCCAGTTTGCCGCGCAGGCCGTGATGAGCGGGACGCAGGACGTGGTCATCGCCAGCGGCGTCGAGAGCATGAGCCGCGTGCCGATGGGATCGAACGTGACGCTGCACATGAAGGAAGGCCTCTATTCCAAGGCCGACGGGATCGAAGCCAAGTTTCCCGGCATCAACTTCAGCCAGTTCATGGGCGCCGAGATGATCGTCAAGAAGCACGGCTTCACCAAGGACGATCTCGACCGATTTGCCTATGAAAGCCACCAGCGCGCGATTGCTGCGACGCGCGGCGGGGCGTTCGAGCGCGAGATCGTGGGCGTCGAGATCGACACGCCCGAGGGCACGCAGATCCACAACGTCGACGAAGGCATCCGTTTCGATGCCACGCTCGAAGCGATTGCGGGCGTCAAGCTGATCCAGCCCGATGGCGCGCTGACCGCGGCCTCTGCCAGCCAGATCTGCGACGGATCATCGGCGGTGCTGGTGGTGTCCGAAGCGGCGCTGAAGGCCCACGGCCTCACCCCGCTGGCGCGCATCCACAACCTGACCGTGACCGCGGGCGATCCGGTCATCATGCTCGAAGAACCGCTGTTCGCCACCGACCGGGCGTTGCAGCGTGCGGGCATGAGCATCGACGATATCGACCTTTACGAAGTCAACGAAGCCTTCGCCTCGGTGCCGCTCGCATGGCTCAAGCACACCGGGGCTGACCCGGCCCGGCTCAACGTCAACGGCGGCGCGATTGCGCTCGGCCACCCGCTCGGCGCGAGCGGCACCAAGCTGATGGCGACGCTGGTTCACGGCTTGCGTGCGCGCGGCAAGAAATACGGCCTCCAGACGATGTGCGAAGGCGGCGGCGTCGCCAACGTCACCATCGTCGAGGCGCTTTGATCCCCTAAAATCTCGAGAGGAATAACAATGGAAGTTTCAGCCAACACTCCCGCCGTCGTCACCGGCGGTGCCTCGGGCCTTGGTGCGGCCACCGCGCGCGCGCTGGCGGCCAAGGGCGCCAAGGTCGCGATCTTCGACATGAACGAGGAAAAGGGCGAGGCCCTCGCTGCCGAAATCGGCGGCATCTTCTGCAAGGTCAACGTGACCAGCGATGAAGACGTCGATGCCGGTTTCGCCAAGGCCCGCGAAGCCCACGGGCAGGAGCGTATCCTCGTCAACTGCGCCGGCATCGGCAACGCGATCAAGACCGCCAGCCGTTCCAAGGAAGACGGCTCGATCAAGCACTTCCCCGTCTCGGCCTTCGATTTCGTGATCCAGGTCAATCTGATCGGCACCTTCCGCTGCATCGCCAAGTCGGCGGCGGGCATGCTGACGCTCGATCCGCTGGACGAATTCGGTGAGCGCGGCGCGATCGTCAACACCGCGTCTGTGGCGGGCGAGGACGGTCAGATCGGTCAGGCGGCATACTCGGCATCGAAGGCCGGCGTGATCGGCATGACGCTCCCCATCGCGCGCGACCTGATGAACGAAGGCATCCGCATCAACACCATCCTGCCGGGCATTTTCGATACCCCGCTGCTCGCCGCAGCGCCGCAGAACGTGCGCGATGCGCTGGCCGCGTCGGTGCCGTTCCCCAAGCGTCTGGGCATCCCCACCGAATATGCCAAGCTCGCCATGACGATGATCGAAACCGGCTATTTCAATGGCGAGGACGTGCGCCTCGACGGCGGCATCCGGATGGCCCCGCGCTAATCCTCGACGTCTGATCAGACCTTTCAAAAGACCGCCTCCGTGCCGCCCGGCACGGGGGCGGTTTTGCATTCGGGGCCTTGCAGGCAGGCATCTTCGTGGCGGCGCTTTCCTACTTCGCACGCCAGGCATAGCGTTCCCCGCATGGCTACAACCCGCTCCTTCGCCGCTGTCGTCCCTGTCAAATTCGCGCCCCCGTGCGAGGCTTGTTTTCCTGTTCTGGACAGTGTCTCATGTGTCTCCAACACGCATCCCCGACGCCCGAGCGAGAGAGAACCGCAATGAGCGACTACACCCAGATCATCGTCACCAAGGCCGATGGCATCGCCACGATCACGCTGAACCGTCCCGACAAGATGAACGCCTATACCCGCACGATGGGTCAGGAGATCATCGCTGCGATGGACGATATCGATGCCGACGATAAGGTGCGCGCGGTGATCTTCACCGGCAGCGGCGAGCGCGCGTTCTGCGCCGGAGCCGATCTCACGCCGGAGGGCGGGGGCCATGTGTTCTCCGACCCGAGCGAGGTCGATGATCTGTCCGATCCCAAGGTGCGCGACGGCGGTGGTCTGCTGACGCTGCGCCTGTTCGAGAGCAAGAAGCCGCTGATCTCGGCCTGCAACGGCGTGGCGGTGGGCGTAGGGGCGACCATGCAGCTGGCGATGGACATCCGCCTTGCCAGCGAAACCGCGCGCTACGGCTTCGTCTTTGCGCGTCGCGGGATCGTGCCCGAGGCCGCATCGAGCTGGTTCCTGCCGCGGCTGGTCGGCATCCAGCAAGCCCTGGAATGGTGCTATACTGGGCGGATTTTCGATGCGGCAGAGGCAAAGTCTGGCGGGCTGGTGCGGTCGCTTCATGCACCGGGCGATCTGCTTGGCGCGGCACAAACGCTCGCGCGCGAGATCGCCGACAACACCAGTGCGGTGTCGGTGGCGATGACGCGGGCGATGATGTGGCGGTTGATGAGCGCGGATCATCCGATGGAAGCGCACAAGATCGACAGCCGCGCGATCTACCGCCTCAGCCGAGGAGCGGACGCGAAGGAAGGGATCGCCAGCTTCCTCGAAAAGCGCGCGCCCGCCTATCCCGGCCGGGTCAGCGCCGACATGCCCGATTTCTATCCCTGGTGGGATGAACGCGCCTATGGCTGAATTGGAAAGCGGCGATCTGGCAGGCTTTCTGCCTTATCAGCTGTCGGTCACCTCGAACGCGGTCAGCAGCCTGATCGCCGAACGCTATCGCAAGCGGTTTGCGCTCAAGATCCCTGAATGGCGGGTGATGGCGGTGCTGGGCGATGCCGGCGGCGCGGGCGGGGGGATGACCCAGCGCGCGCTGACCGCGGCGACGCTGATGGACAAGGTCGCGGTCAACCGCGCGGTCAAGGTGCTCGAAGATCGCGGGCTGATCGCGCGCCTGCCCAATCCGGGCGACGGGCGGTCGCATCATCTGGCGCTGACGGACGAAGGCCGCGCGATCCATGCCGAGGTGATGCCGCTGGCGCGTGCGACCGAGGCCGATCTGCTCGCCGAACTCGAGCCGGCCCAGCGTGAGGCGCTGCGCGGTCTGCTGGCATCGCTGCGCGCGCGTGCGACGGCGCTGGCGCAACATTCATGAGGCCCGATGAAGCAACGGCCGGAGCAGTGAGGCTTGCTCCCCGCTCCGGCCGCGCTCGGCATCCAATCAGCAGCTTTTGGCGGTCTACTTGACGAGATTGTCCGAGATCGAGCACGCCGCCGGGCCAAGAATGACCACGAACAGCGTCGGAAGGATGAAGACGATAAGCGGCACGGTCATGATCGCGGGCAGGCGTGCGGCCTTCTCCTCGGCGCGCATCATGCGTTCGTTGCGGAATTCGGCCGACAGCACCCGCAGCGCCGAGGCGAGCGGGGTGCCGTAGCGTTCGGTCTGGATCATGGTGGTCACCACGCCCTTCACCGCTTCGAGATTGACGCGGTAGGCCAGGTTGTTGAACGCATGGCGCCGTTCGTTGAGGAAGCTCAGCTCGATCGCGGTCAGCGCGAACTCGTCGCCCAGTTCGGGATAGGCGCGGCCCAGTTCCTTGGCGACGCGGTTGAAGGCGGCATCGACTGTCAGACCCGCTTCGGCGCAGATCACGAGAAGGTCGAGCGCGTCTGGCAGGCCTTTCTGGATTTCCTTGGTGCGCTTGGTCGCCTTGTTGCTGAGATAGATTTCGGGCCCCTTGTAGGACAGGAACACGCTCATCGCAAAAGCGCCCAGCCGCGTCATCGGGCCCCAGTCGGGCCAGAATTCGACGACGTAGATCAGGAAGCCCATCACCGCGCCGACCACCAGCGGCGCGATCGCGCGCGCCCCGATGATCAGCACCGCCAGCTCCTTGTTGCGGTAGCCGGCATGCGCCAGCTTCTGCTGGATCACTTTGATCTGGCTGTCCTGGAGCACGTTGAGCCGGTCGAGGCTCGACTTGACCTTGTCGGTGGTGTCGGTGCGGCGCACCAGGCTGGTGCGTTTCTTGGCCGAGGACGTGACGATCCCGGCTTTAAGCTGATCGCGCCGTGCTTCGAGCGCGCGCACGCGCTTGGCCATCGGGTCGCGGATCGTGACCGCGGCATAGATCGCCAGCATCGCGGCAAAGGCGGCGAGCCCGACCAGCAGCGTGCCGACGAGGACGACATCGAAGCCGAGCAGAGTGGGGCCGGAAGGTTGATTGATCATGTGCCTGCTTCCTCGCCCGTCAGATCTCGAAGTTGACCATCTTGGCCATGATGAACACGCCGATGCCCATCCACACACCGCCGCCCAGACCCGCCACGATCAGGCGATCGTCGGTGAAGAAGGTCATCATGTAATCGGGGTTGATGTAGAGAATGGCGAAGAACACCAGGAACGGCAGCGAGCCGACGATGTAGGCCGATGCCTTCGATTCCGAGCTCATCGCGCGGATCTTGAGCTTCATTTGCGCGCGCTTGCGCAGCACATCGGCCAGGTTCGACAGCGTTTCGGCAAGGTTGCCGCCGGTCTCGCGCTGGATCGCCAAGGTGATCGTGAAGAAGTTGAATTCGGCGATGCCCAGCTTGTCGGCGGTGTCCTGCAACGCGTCTTCCATCGTCTTGCCGACCTTGATGCGGTCGATCACCGACTTGAATTCATAGCCGACAGGGCCGGGCACTTCGGTCGAGACGATCTGCAGCGTCTCGGTTACGGGCAGGCCCGATCTGAGACCGCGCACGAGGAGTTCGATCCCGTCCGGAAACTTGGTGATGAAGGCATTGGTGCGCTTGCTGATCAGGCGCCCGACCCAGAAATGCGGCAGGCCAGCCCCGAGGAACAGACCCACGCCTAGCGACAGCAGCGGCGCGCGGGTGAGTGCGAAAATCACCACCGCCACGCCCAGCGCGATGCCGACCGAGGTGTAGAGATATTGCGTGACCGTCCACGACTTGCCCGTGCGGTTGAGCCGCATCGCCAGCGCTTCGGTGCGCGAACCGGAACCTGCGACCTTGTGGGTCTTGGGCTTGCGTGCAGCAATGGCGCGCTTGAACTGCGCATCGACCTTGGCATCGAGGCTGTCCGAATGGCGATAGCGCAAGGATTCGACGCGACGCTTCTGCGCCTTCTTCGTGCCCGAACCGGACAGCAGGACATACCCCATGACCAGCACGGAGAAGATCACCAGCGTGATCAGCAGCGTTTGGAAGAAGTCCATGCCGAATTGTCCTGCCTAACTGCCGTGGCCGTGAAGGGCCGCGGCGTATCGTTTGGTCATCTTGCGGTGCGGCGGGCGTGCAGGGCAGGGACAGGCCCTGCGCCGCTTCGTCCGCACCACCGGGTTTACTGCACCACCGCCGCTTCGCCCTTGGTCTTCTTGGGCAGCAGCGCCTTGATATCGAAATTGCCCAGCAGCGACTTTTTCTCGCCGGCGGCGGCAACGTCGTCCTCGGTGCTGACGCCCATCACGCGCTCGGCGATCTGGCGGATGGCCGCGGTCGCCTTGCTCGAACGGTTGGCATCGACGAACACCTGGCCCAGCTTTGCCGCATTGGCCGCCGCCTTGACGTCGTAAGGCACGACGAAGTCGACCTTGCGTTCGATCGAGGCTTCGAAATCGGCCTTGCTGATTTCGGACAGGCCCGGCTGCACCTTGTTGGCGACGATCATCGGATGCGCGTGGCTGGCATTGGTCTTGAGCCAGGCCAGAATGCGGATCGTGTCGCGCGCCGAGGCGAGTGTGAGTTCGCAGGTCAGCACCACCAGGTTCACATCTGCCAGAAGCTGCGGGAAATTGATCAGCATGTTGCGCGGCAGATCGATCACCGTCATCTCGAACGCCTGCCGGAACTCGTCTTCCAGCTGCACGAAGGCGGCGCCATCGGTCATCAGCGGCTGGTTGATCGGGGCTTCGGCGGACAGGATCGAGAGGTTGTCACCAGCGCGCACCATCGCGCGTTCGATGAACAAGGGGTCGATCCGGCTCGGGTTTTCGATCGCGTCGGTCAGGCCGCGGCCCGGCTCCAGATCGAGCGCGAGCGCGCCGGTGCCGAAGTGGACATCGAGATCGAGCAGCGCGGTCGCGGCCTTGTGGTGGTCGGAAAACAGCCACGCGAGCGACGTCGCCAGCGTCGATGCGCCGACCCCGCCGCGGGTGCCCACGACAGCGGTGGAGATGTGGCGCTTGGCCCCATCGGCATCGCCCGACTTGGGCGCCATGAACTGTGCCAGCGCCTGACCCAGCGCATCGTGCATCTGTTGCGGCGAGAGCGGTTTCAGCAGGTAGTCGTGGATCCCGCTGGCCAGCAGGTCGCGGTAGAGGCGCACGTCATTGACCTGCCCGATCGCGATCACCACCGTTCCCGGTTCGCACACTTCGGCGAGCGCGTTGATATCGTTGAGCGGGTCGCCGCTTTCGGACAGGTCGACCAGCAGGATTGCGGGCGAGGCGCTGACCGAGAGCGATTGCACTGCATTGCGCAGGCCGCCCTTGTTGCACTTTTCCGGGGCCCAGCCCATTTCGATCACCACCGGACGGATCACGTCCAGCGCAGCGTCATCGCAGATATAGGCCGAGAAGGGGTCGCGGTTGCCGGGGATGCCGGATTTCCAGGGAGCATTCATGGCTTAGTTACCTCCTGAGCCGCCGCCGCTTCCGGCAGTGCTGGCTTCCTGCAAGCCGCCCTTGCCGGTCGGTTCCATTTCACGATAGGTCGAGATGGCCTTGGTTCCGGTCGCGATCACGGTCTCGCCCGAACCCTTCTTGCCTTCGAGCAGGTCCTGCGGATCGGCGATCATCGCCGCCAGATTGCTGTTGACCGCGCAGCCGTAGCCCGAGCTCAGACCATTGCGGTAATTCATGTCCGACTTTTCCGACCAGTCGGGGCAGCCCGGCACGCTTGCGCTGGAACGGGTGATCACGACGCGCGCCAGACCCGGCTGGAGATAGCCTGCGGTGACCGGTGCGGTTTCGCTGATCATCAGACCATAACGCCCGGCAATATCGCGGATCGCGCTGTTCACTGCCGGGTTCTGGCCGGGGTTCTCGATCGCGATCCGGTCGCCGTAGCGCAGGTCCATCGCCTCGAACCAGCCGTTCAGCCGTTGCTGTTCGGACACCGGAACGCCGCCCGGCGTGGTGTTGAGGTCGAAGGTGTAGTTGGTGGTCGAGACCACCGGCTGCTTGACGCTGGTGAGCAGGTTGTTGCTCGGCATGCCGCCGCAGCCTGCCAGCCCGAGGCCGAGGGCCAGAGCAAGCGCGAGTCGGGTGGCGGGGGCGGGCACAAGCGCCGGCCGGAATGTTCGTGCATGGGGCATCGCAGTCACCTTTCTCACGTTAGAGGCTGAAGCCCGGCGCAGCGGCGGCATCGGCCTTGGCAGCGCGTTCGGGGCGACGGGATTTCTTCTCCGCACGGCGCGGCTCGGCGGGGCCTGCGGGCACGATCGCAGCCGGGTCGTAGGCGCTGACCTTGGGTTCGGGCGCGGTCGGCTCGGCAGCGGTGGGGCCGGGGCGCATGCCGCCCGAATTGCCCGCCGCGTTCTGATAGCCGAGCAGCTGCTCGAATTCGTTGGCCGAACGGAAACCATCGGTCGGCAATGCGATGTCCTTCGCATCGACCGGGTTCACCAGATAGGGGGTGACCACGATAACGAGCTCGGTTTCGCCCTTCCTGAAGCCACGGCTGCGGAACAGGTTGCCAAGGATCGGCACGTCGCCAAGCCCGGGTGCCTTTTCGATCTGGTTCTGCGAGTTGGCGGACATCAGGCCAGCGATCATGAAGCTTTGGCCCGAACCCAGTTCGACGGTCGTCTCGGTCCGGCGCGTGGTGATCGCGGGCACCTGGAACCCGTTGAGCGTGATCGCGCCCTGTGTCGAAAGCTCGGACACTTCAGGACGCACGCGCATCGAGATCCGGCCGTTGGACAGCACGGTCGGGGTATAGGCGAGGCTGACGCCGAACTGGCGGAACTGCACCGTCACCTGGCCAAGGCCCTGCGAGACCGGGATCGGAAACTCGCCGCCCGCAAGGAAGGTCGCGGTTTCACCCGACAGCGCGGTAAGATTGGGTTCGCTGATCGTGGTGACCAGGCCGAGGCGTTCGGACAGATCAAGCGCGCCCAGCACGTTGATCCCGAACAGCTTGCCCAGACCCGCGAGTGATGTGCCACCGCGCGAATCGACCGCGGGGCCGGGGATCGTGGTACCATCGGGCAAGACGAAGGAGCTTTGGGCAAGCGCATTGCCTGTGCCCAGCGGCCCGGCAGACGACCATTCTTTGGTTCCGCCCAGCGGCCGCCCCGTGCCGACACCGAAGCGGAAGCCGCCCGTGCCGTCGATCGAAGTGAGGTTGCCGCCCACCTCGCGCAGCAGGCTGCGGCTGACTTCGGCGATCTTGACGTGCAGATTGACCTGCAGCGGGGTCGCGGTCTTGAGGCGGCTGATGACGTTGGCGTCCTTGCCGATGAAGGCGGTGACAAGGCGTTCGGCCTCGGCCGCGTCTTCAGGGGCGGAGACGGTGCCGGTCAGCAGCACGGTGTTGGTGCCCATCGTCGACACGTTCACGCGGGCATCGGGCATCGCCAGCGCGAGCATCTGCGAGACGGTGCCGATGCTCGATCCGACGCGGATGTTGGCCGAAAAGATCACTTCGCCGCGCGCGTTGCTGGCATAAACCGTGGTCTCGCCGCCCGCCTTGCCGAAGACATAGAGCTGGTTCTGCGATTTGACCTGAACGTCGGCGACATCCTCGTTGGCGACGAAGACATCGGCCATCGTGCCAGGCACCGTCACCAGTTCGCCCTTGCCGATCGACAGGACGATTTCCTGCGACGGGCGGACGATCTGCTGGGCGCCTGCGATCCCGGCAGGCACCGCTGCCATCGGCACCGCGACGAGCGCAGCCAGCAGCAGCTTGGTCTTGAAGTTGCGTGTCATGGGTTTCCCCCCCTCGAATTTGGTCGACATGTTAGTCCGGCGTCAGTCAGTCCTGCGCGAGGCCGGACCTGGCGCTGATGGCGGTTTCGGTGGTTTCCTTGCCGCGGGTGACCCGCACGCTCGGCCCGCG is drawn from Erythrobacter neustonensis and contains these coding sequences:
- a CDS encoding acetyl-CoA C-acetyltransferase, with amino-acid sequence MSTAYIVEAVRTAGGRRGGRLAGVHPVDLLAKSLDAIVERSGIDPKAIDDVVTGCVSQAGEQAMQVGRMGVLASKLLPQSTPAVTIDRQCGSSQQAIQFAAQAVMSGTQDVVIASGVESMSRVPMGSNVTLHMKEGLYSKADGIEAKFPGINFSQFMGAEMIVKKHGFTKDDLDRFAYESHQRAIAATRGGAFEREIVGVEIDTPEGTQIHNVDEGIRFDATLEAIAGVKLIQPDGALTAASASQICDGSSAVLVVSEAALKAHGLTPLARIHNLTVTAGDPVIMLEEPLFATDRALQRAGMSIDDIDLYEVNEAFASVPLAWLKHTGADPARLNVNGGAIALGHPLGASGTKLMATLVHGLRARGKKYGLQTMCEGGGVANVTIVEAL
- a CDS encoding type II secretion system F family protein, which codes for MINQPSGPTLLGFDVVLVGTLLVGLAAFAAMLAIYAAVTIRDPMAKRVRALEARRDQLKAGIVTSSAKKRTSLVRRTDTTDKVKSSLDRLNVLQDSQIKVIQQKLAHAGYRNKELAVLIIGARAIAPLVVGAVMGFLIYVVEFWPDWGPMTRLGAFAMSVFLSYKGPEIYLSNKATKRTKEIQKGLPDALDLLVICAEAGLTVDAAFNRVAKELGRAYPELGDEFALTAIELSFLNERRHAFNNLAYRVNLEAVKGVVTTMIQTERYGTPLASALRVLSAEFRNERMMRAEEKAARLPAIMTVPLIVFILPTLFVVILGPAACSISDNLVK
- a CDS encoding pilus assembly protein CpaE is translated as MNAPWKSGIPGNRDPFSAYICDDAALDVIRPVVIEMGWAPEKCNKGGLRNAVQSLSVSASPAILLVDLSESGDPLNDINALAEVCEPGTVVIAIGQVNDVRLYRDLLASGIHDYLLKPLSPQQMHDALGQALAQFMAPKSGDADGAKRHISTAVVGTRGGVGASTLATSLAWLFSDHHKAATALLDLDVHFGTGALALDLEPGRGLTDAIENPSRIDPLFIERAMVRAGDNLSILSAEAPINQPLMTDGAAFVQLEDEFRQAFEMTVIDLPRNMLINFPQLLADVNLVVLTCELTLASARDTIRILAWLKTNASHAHPMIVANKVQPGLSEISKADFEASIERKVDFVVPYDVKAAANAAKLGQVFVDANRSSKATAAIRQIAERVMGVSTEDDVAAAGEKKSLLGNFDIKALLPKKTKGEAAVVQ
- a CDS encoding MarR family winged helix-turn-helix transcriptional regulator, which produces MAELESGDLAGFLPYQLSVTSNAVSSLIAERYRKRFALKIPEWRVMAVLGDAGGAGGGMTQRALTAATLMDKVAVNRAVKVLEDRGLIARLPNPGDGRSHHLALTDEGRAIHAEVMPLARATEADLLAELEPAQREALRGLLASLRARATALAQHS
- a CDS encoding type II and III secretion system protein family protein, yielding MTRNFKTKLLLAALVAVPMAAVPAGIAGAQQIVRPSQEIVLSIGKGELVTVPGTMADVFVANEDVADVQVKSQNQLYVFGKAGGETTVYASNARGEVIFSANIRVGSSIGTVSQMLALAMPDARVNVSTMGTNTVLLTGTVSAPEDAAEAERLVTAFIGKDANVISRLKTATPLQVNLHVKIAEVSRSLLREVGGNLTSIDGTGGFRFGVGTGRPLGGTKEWSSAGPLGTGNALAQSSFVLPDGTTIPGPAVDSRGGTSLAGLGKLFGINVLGALDLSERLGLVTTISEPNLTALSGETATFLAGGEFPIPVSQGLGQVTVQFRQFGVSLAYTPTVLSNGRISMRVRPEVSELSTQGAITLNGFQVPAITTRRTETTVELGSGQSFMIAGLMSANSQNQIEKAPGLGDVPILGNLFRSRGFRKGETELVIVVTPYLVNPVDAKDIALPTDGFRSANEFEQLLGYQNAAGNSGGMRPGPTAAEPTAPEPKVSAYDPAAIVPAGPAEPRRAEKKSRRPERAAKADAAAAPGFSL
- a CDS encoding SDR family NAD(P)-dependent oxidoreductase, which encodes MEVSANTPAVVTGGASGLGAATARALAAKGAKVAIFDMNEEKGEALAAEIGGIFCKVNVTSDEDVDAGFAKAREAHGQERILVNCAGIGNAIKTASRSKEDGSIKHFPVSAFDFVIQVNLIGTFRCIAKSAAGMLTLDPLDEFGERGAIVNTASVAGEDGQIGQAAYSASKAGVIGMTLPIARDLMNEGIRINTILPGIFDTPLLAAAPQNVRDALAASVPFPKRLGIPTEYAKLAMTMIETGYFNGEDVRLDGGIRMAPR
- a CDS encoding type II secretion system F family protein; this translates as MDFFQTLLITLVIFSVLVMGYVLLSGSGTKKAQKRRVESLRYRHSDSLDAKVDAQFKRAIAARKPKTHKVAGSGSRTEALAMRLNRTGKSWTVTQYLYTSVGIALGVAVVIFALTRAPLLSLGVGLFLGAGLPHFWVGRLISKRTNAFITKFPDGIELLVRGLRSGLPVTETLQIVSTEVPGPVGYEFKSVIDRIKVGKTMEDALQDTADKLGIAEFNFFTITLAIQRETGGNLAETLSNLADVLRKRAQMKLKIRAMSSESKASAYIVGSLPFLVFFAILYINPDYMMTFFTDDRLIVAGLGGGVWMGIGVFIMAKMVNFEI
- a CDS encoding crotonase/enoyl-CoA hydratase family protein encodes the protein MSDYTQIIVTKADGIATITLNRPDKMNAYTRTMGQEIIAAMDDIDADDKVRAVIFTGSGERAFCAGADLTPEGGGHVFSDPSEVDDLSDPKVRDGGGLLTLRLFESKKPLISACNGVAVGVGATMQLAMDIRLASETARYGFVFARRGIVPEAASSWFLPRLVGIQQALEWCYTGRIFDAAEAKSGGLVRSLHAPGDLLGAAQTLAREIADNTSAVSVAMTRAMMWRLMSADHPMEAHKIDSRAIYRLSRGADAKEGIASFLEKRAPAYPGRVSADMPDFYPWWDERAYG
- a CDS encoding CpaD family pilus assembly protein, which encodes MPSNNLLTSVKQPVVSTTNYTFDLNTTPGGVPVSEQQRLNGWFEAMDLRYGDRIAIENPGQNPAVNSAIRDIAGRYGLMISETAPVTAGYLQPGLARVVITRSSASVPGCPDWSEKSDMNYRNGLSSGYGCAVNSNLAAMIADPQDLLEGKKGSGETVIATGTKAISTYREMEPTGKGGLQEASTAGSGGGSGGN